In Oryza glaberrima chromosome 8, OglaRS2, whole genome shotgun sequence, the following are encoded in one genomic region:
- the LOC127782190 gene encoding protein CURVATURE THYLAKOID 1A, chloroplastic-like, translated as MAGMVAAAAPPASLCRPIAVPRAPMRRRRLTPRVKTTPSLRCEDSPKIAQLQVQAMRSSEESSSDEDDEILSELKEKWDAIENKSSVLYYGGGAIIAVWLSSIVVKAVDSVPVLPNILELVGLGYSGWFVYRYLLFKENREELANGFDALKKRITGNEE; from the exons atggccgggatggtcgccgccgcggcgccgccggcgtctctTTGCCGTCCGATTGCTGTCCCCCGAGCTCctatgcgccgccgccggctcacTCCCCGCGTGAAGACGACGCCCTCCCTTCGCTGCGAAG ATTCCCCGAAGATCGCTCAACTCCAGGTACAAGCCATGCGATCTTCAGAAGAGAGTAGTTCTGATGAGGACGATGAGATCCTTTCTGAGCTCAAAGAGAAG TGGGATGCTATTGAGAACAAGTCCTCTGTTCTCTATTACGGAGGCGGAGCAATCATCGCTGTCTGGCTATCCTCGATTGTTGTCAAAGCTGTCGATTCAGTTCCAGTG CTTCCGAACATACTGGAGCTAGTTGGGCTTGGCTACTCGGGATGGTTTGTGTACCGCTACCTGCTCTTCAAG GAAAACCGGGAAGAACTGGCCAATGGCTTTGATGCTCTAAAGAAAAGGATCACTGGAAATGAGGAATAG
- the LOC127782188 gene encoding ultraviolet-B receptor UVR8-like produces the protein MAPPPASSLPTAVFAWGSGEDGQLGMGGYEEEDWARGVAALDALAVSAVVAGSRNSLAICADGRLFTWGWNQRGTLGHPPETKTESSPAPVDALAGVSIVQAAIGGWHCLAVDDKGRAYAWGGNEYGQCGEEAERKEDGTRALRRDIPIPQRCAPKLKVRQVAAGGTHSVVLTQDGHVWTWGQPWPPGDIKQISTPVRVQGLENVKVIAVGAFHNLALTEDGILWAWGNNEYGQLGTGDTQPRSQPIRVEGLSDLSLVDIAAGGWHSTALTKEGEVYAWGRGEHGRLGFGDDKSSHMVPQKVELLAGEDIIQVSCGGTHSVALTRDGRMFSYGRGDHGRLGYGRKVTTGHPMEVPIDLPPPGTSGGDSGGQWQARYVACGGRHTLAIATWTEADE, from the exons ATGGCGCCCCCACCGGCTTCCTCCCTCCCCACGGCCGTCTTCGCATG GGGTTCGGGGGAGGACGGGCAGCTGGGCATGGGCGgctacgaggaggaggactggGCGCGGGGAGTCGCCGCGCTCGACGCgctcgccgtctccgccgtcgtcgccggcagccGCAACTCCCTCGCCATCTGCGCCGATGGCCGC CTCTTCACGTGGGGGTGGAACCAGCGCGGCACGCTCGGGCACCCGCCGGAGACCAAGACGGAGAGCTCCCCGGCCCCCGTCGATGCCCTCGCCGGCGTCAGCATCGTGCAG GCGGCGATCGGCGGATGGCATTGCCTCGCGGTGGACGACAAGGGGAGAGCATACGCTTGGG GGGGCAACGAGTATGGGCAGTGTGGGGAGGAGGCTGAGAGGAAGGAAGATGGAACCAGGGCTCTCAGGAGGGACATTCCGATCCCGCAGCGGTGTGCCCCCAAGCTGAAAGTCCGGCAA GTTGCTGCTGGAGGGACACACTCAGTCGTCTTGACACAAGATGGCCATGTTTGGACATGGGGACAACCATGGCCTCCAGGCGATAT CAAGCAAATATCTACACCAGTGCGGGTGCAAGGCCTTGAGAATGTAAAGGTGATTGCTGTAGGTGCATTCCATAATTTGGCTCTAACAGAAGATGGAATTTTGTGGGCATGGGGTAACAATGAGTATGGTCAACTGGGCACTGGAGATACTCAACCAAGATCGCAACCAATCCGTGTTGAAGGATTATCTGACCTTTCATTG GTTGACATTGCTGCTGGAGGTTGGCATTCAACTGCATTAACTAAAGAGGGAGAG GTGTATGCTTGGGGGAGAGGAGAGCATGGGAGGCTTGGATTTGGAGATGATAAAAGTAGTCACATGGTTCCCCAAAAGGTTGAGCTTCTTGCTGGAGAGGATATTATTCAG GTATCATGTGGAGGAACCCATTCAGTTGCGCTAACTCGTGATGGACGAATGTTTTCT TACGGTAGAGGTGACCATGGCCGTCTGGGCTACGGCAGGAAGGTCACGACGGGCCACCCGATGGAAGTCCCCATcgacctgccgccgccgggaaccagcggcggcgactccggcggGCAATGGCAGGCGAGGTACGTCGCCTGCGGCGGGAGGCACACGCTGGCCATCGCGACATGGACGGAGGCAGACGAGTAA